gtcattaaaaatatgtgcTGCACCAGAAGTTGTACCAACAGtaagttgaatttttgtttttatttttaaaaaaataatattttttgagtattgttaaaatagctataattattttgtttaattttaggGCTCTGAATTGTGTGTTAGACATATAGACTCAacacttgaagaaataaaacataatCCTCGTTATGAAGAGCTATTTGCTCCAGATGTTGGTCCTGAAAATCCATTCAGAACTGAACAACAACGTGcctctaaaaatatattatctggATATGTTGAAAAAGCACATATAAGTGaatttcaatttgaaaatCAACGAAGAACATTTCAAAGTTATGGTAagttattaaaacaatttgatttaatttatttttccaatctacttgttgaaaagaaaataataaatgattatcaCAGGCTATGCATTGGATCCAACAATTGATGGAAGTTTAGAAGAAGGTAGATCAATAATTGGTGCAACAGAAGCAGCTGAAGAACAAGGTGGAAAAACAGTATTTGAAAGTGTTGCATTAAGAAATgctgataaaagaaaaagaaataaaaatgataatgcatCAGATATTGAAGGTTTTCTTGGTCCTTGGGGTGGTTATGTTGATGAAAAACGTATTTTAAAACCATCTGAAGAAGAATCAGCTGAACTAGAAGAAATATTAGCTAAAAGAAATAAACGTGGTAAACCAAGTGAAGAAAAaccaattgaagaaaaaacagtATTACATATTAAAGATCCAGTTGATTATCAAGGACGTTCATTTCTTCATGCACCACAAGATGTTGGTGTTAATTTACGTTCTGATTCACCACCAGAACGTTGTTTCTTACCAAAATCACAAATACACACATGGGAAGGACATACAAAGGGTATATCACAAATTCGATGGTTTCCAAAAACAgcacatttattattatcatgtagtATGGATTGTCGAGTAAAGCTATGGGAAGTATATAAAGATAGACGTTGTGTACGTACATATTATGGTCATCGTCAAGCTGTACGTGATATTAGTTTTGACAATGAAGGAACAAGATTTTTATCAGCTGGTTATGATCGTTATGTTAAATTATGGGATACTGAAACTGGTGCTGTTATAAGTCGTTTTACAAGTAGAAAAATACCATATTGTGCTAAATTTCATCCAGATCCAGATAAACAACATTTATTTGTTGCTGGtacaagtgataaaaaaattatatgttggGATACAAGATCTGGTGAAATAACACAAGAATATGATCGTCATTTGGGTGCTGTTAATACAATAacatttgttgatgaaaatcGTAGATTTGTAACAACATCTGATGATAAAAGTCTTCGTGTATGGGAATGGGATATACCAGTTGATATGAAATACATTGCTGATCCAACAATGCATTCAATGCCAGCGGTGACACCATCACCAAATCAAAAATGGCTTGCTTGTCAAAGTatggataataaaattgttatattttcagCGTTGAATAGATTTAAAATGAAtcgtaaaaaaacatttactgGACATATGGTTGCTGGTTATGCTTGTGGTATTGATTTTTCACCAGATATGAGTTATCTTGTGTCGGGTGATGCTGATGGAAAGTGTTATGTTTGGGATTGGAAGACaactaaattatataaaaaatggaaagCACATGATGGTGTTTGTATATCATCACTTTGGCATCCACATGAACCATCAAGACTTGCAACTGCTGGTTGGgatggtaaaattaaatactggGATTAAACAacataactaaaaataataattaataactttacaatttttataattatgtaaataatattcattttatttaaaatattcaattttttttttttttttttgattgattgatttgaACAATCAAGAGGaaaattatcttttgtattgtgtaaataaattcaatgattaaatatatattttactttttaatcatgtcaaaattataaattgcattttttatttatttacaattacatTGACATTAATTCTGATGAAAtagaataatcaata
This portion of the Aphidius gifuensis isolate YNYX2018 unplaced genomic scaffold, ASM1490517v1 Contig5, whole genome shotgun sequence genome encodes:
- the LOC122860060 gene encoding pre-mRNA-processing factor 17; protein product: MLSLQGYASSDDNSDHDNDETKSTQKSEVINNENNDNLMSNEKFIPIDQSVTSLSLKICAAPEVVPTGSELCVRHIDSTLEEIKHNPRYEELFAPDVGPENPFRTEQQRASKNILSGYVEKAHISEFQFENQRRTFQSYGYALDPTIDGSLEEGRSIIGATEAAEEQGGKTVFESVALRNADKRKRNKNDNASDIEGFLGPWGGYVDEKRILKPSEEESAELEEILAKRNKRGKPSEEKPIEEKTVLHIKDPVDYQGRSFLHAPQDVGVNLRSDSPPERCFLPKSQIHTWEGHTKGISQIRWFPKTAHLLLSCSMDCRVKLWEVYKDRRCVRTYYGHRQAVRDISFDNEGTRFLSAGYDRYVKLWDTETGAVISRFTSRKIPYCAKFHPDPDKQHLFVAGTSDKKIICWDTRSGEITQEYDRHLGAVNTITFVDENRRFVTTSDDKSLRVWEWDIPVDMKYIADPTMHSMPAVTPSPNQKWLACQSMDNKIVIFSALNRFKMNRKKTFTGHMVAGYACGIDFSPDMSYLVSGDADGKCYVWDWKTTKLYKKWKAHDGVCISSLWHPHEPSRLATAGWDGKIKYWD